A single Corynebacterium stationis DNA region contains:
- a CDS encoding response regulator: MVTTVVVVDDQVLVRQAVVDILASADGIEVLGAAADGVESVEMAADLEPDVVLMDIRMPQLDGIATTEKICAEPTNIKSRVLILTTFEEDEYVVSALRAGTSGFIGKGAEPEEIIRTVQAVAAGDELLSPVDTRSLIAQYVRSPGPRPAVSEEASKSLALLTEREREVLELVGRGLSNQEIAEKFFISPHTAKTHVNRIMSKIYAHDRAQLVILAYESGLLVPGE; the protein is encoded by the coding sequence ATAGTGACCACTGTTGTCGTAGTAGATGATCAAGTACTGGTGCGCCAAGCAGTGGTAGACATCCTTGCGAGTGCCGACGGAATCGAAGTCTTAGGTGCTGCCGCCGATGGGGTAGAATCCGTTGAAATGGCAGCTGACCTAGAACCCGATGTTGTGTTAATGGATATTCGCATGCCGCAGCTTGATGGGATTGCGACCACCGAAAAGATCTGCGCTGAACCCACGAATATCAAAAGCCGGGTACTAATCCTCACTACGTTTGAGGAAGACGAATATGTGGTTTCTGCTTTGCGCGCCGGGACCAGCGGTTTCATTGGCAAGGGTGCTGAGCCTGAGGAAATCATTCGCACGGTGCAAGCAGTTGCTGCTGGTGATGAACTTCTATCCCCAGTGGATACGCGCAGTCTCATTGCCCAATATGTGCGCTCACCCGGGCCGCGACCGGCGGTCTCTGAAGAAGCATCGAAAAGCTTAGCTTTACTGACCGAGCGCGAACGTGAAGTCTTAGAACTTGTAGGGCGCGGGCTTTCTAATCAGGAAATTGCTGAGAAATTCTTTATCTCCCCACACACTGCGAAGACGCACGTCAACCGAATCATGAGCAAGATTTACGCGCATGACCGCGCACAGTTAGTCATCCTGGCTTATGAAAGCGGGCTGTTAGTGCCCGGGGAATAG
- a CDS encoding flavin reductase family protein, translated as MKWHPNSEKNPLPYSPFKASTVPRPIGWLSSVDENGNENIAPYSQWQNLTFDPPRVMFSANQYPDGRRKDTVLNAEKTGWFVWNMATYDLREEVNKSAMALSANESEWDNLNVTKEYADNYPIPMVAESPIKFECRYISTQRLVGNSNVGTVDIVFAQVETIHINDDVITVDGKLDVPRIKPIARMGYFDYTVVTDTFEMRVPGSDADARAGLEGTS; from the coding sequence ATGAAGTGGCACCCAAACTCCGAGAAGAACCCACTGCCCTACTCGCCGTTTAAAGCATCGACAGTTCCACGCCCCATCGGTTGGCTCTCCAGCGTGGATGAAAACGGGAATGAAAATATTGCGCCTTACAGCCAGTGGCAAAATCTGACCTTTGACCCACCGCGCGTGATGTTTTCGGCTAACCAGTACCCAGACGGCCGGCGCAAGGATACTGTGCTCAACGCGGAAAAGACTGGCTGGTTCGTATGGAATATGGCCACCTATGACCTGCGTGAAGAGGTCAACAAATCTGCCATGGCACTGTCAGCGAATGAAAGTGAATGGGACAATCTGAACGTCACCAAGGAATATGCGGATAACTATCCGATCCCCATGGTGGCGGAAAGCCCCATCAAATTTGAGTGCCGCTACATCTCCACACAACGCTTAGTGGGAAACTCCAATGTCGGCACCGTGGATATCGTCTTTGCACAAGTGGAGACCATCCACATCAACGACGACGTCATCACCGTGGATGGCAAGCTCGACGTGCCGCGAATCAAGCCCATCGCGCGCATGGGATATTTCGACTACACAGTGGTCACCGATACATTTGAAATGCGCGTCCCGGGCTCTGATGCGGATGCGCGGGCTGGCCTTGAGGGGACATCATGA
- a CDS encoding MFS transporter, whose product MSSTPNRQASAGVIDPVDTRKGGLPLLMAVLLAAAVAFQLNASMLSPVLTTMAHELGTDEAAVGLTQTAFFTGGAMCGLFLPRLSDIVGRRKILLIMLSVMALGGVIAALAPNIGVLMFARALQGIAGPTIPMTLIILRSQVKNEVRLGTLLGLVAAINGGVAGVDVLVSGWMAEHWGFRSVFWLIAIVGFIAVAMVAAWAPESKPSSGIKVDWLGAVLLVISVCSITLAVNEAGKAGAANWFMVIVGVVIGLCFFAVFWKWENKHDQPLVAPKYLKRRSTWGLLLTTVLTMTGVFAAVNGVAVSLAQNPTAGFSMSADAASLFLLAPYALIGLVVGPFAGRFAPVIGYGNLLRIGNAASAILLVLLAFVGVNSKITLIVAVILLGITYAGIGNIVLNNLGVVNSPKDNEGFLPGMNSAAFNLGAGVSFAILPVFMVAGSPAGSDSAAGYTTAFLVAAVILAISVATSLFIPKVTAAEAEGQVV is encoded by the coding sequence ATGTCTTCCACTCCCAACCGCCAAGCATCAGCTGGTGTTATCGACCCGGTTGATACCCGCAAAGGTGGCCTGCCCCTGCTCATGGCCGTGCTGCTGGCAGCCGCCGTAGCTTTCCAGCTCAACGCCTCTATGCTCTCACCAGTGCTGACCACCATGGCGCACGAGCTGGGCACCGACGAAGCCGCGGTGGGGCTCACCCAGACCGCCTTCTTTACTGGTGGTGCGATGTGCGGGCTATTCTTACCGCGTCTTTCCGATATCGTCGGCCGCCGCAAGATCCTGCTCATCATGCTCTCTGTCATGGCCCTCGGCGGCGTCATCGCAGCACTAGCGCCAAATATTGGTGTGCTCATGTTCGCGCGTGCTTTGCAGGGTATCGCAGGACCAACCATTCCGATGACCCTGATTATCCTGCGCAGCCAGGTCAAAAACGAAGTGCGTCTGGGTACGCTACTAGGACTAGTCGCCGCTATCAACGGTGGCGTCGCCGGTGTGGACGTACTTGTCTCCGGATGGATGGCGGAGCACTGGGGCTTCCGCTCTGTCTTCTGGCTCATTGCCATCGTGGGCTTTATCGCGGTAGCGATGGTCGCTGCGTGGGCTCCGGAATCTAAGCCATCGAGTGGCATCAAGGTCGATTGGCTGGGCGCAGTTCTGCTGGTTATCAGTGTTTGCTCGATTACGTTGGCTGTTAATGAGGCCGGTAAGGCCGGCGCTGCCAACTGGTTCATGGTTATCGTCGGAGTCGTTATTGGTCTTTGCTTCTTCGCGGTGTTCTGGAAGTGGGAAAATAAGCACGACCAGCCACTGGTTGCACCGAAGTACCTCAAGCGTCGTTCAACCTGGGGCTTGCTTTTGACCACCGTGTTGACCATGACTGGTGTCTTCGCTGCTGTTAACGGTGTTGCCGTATCGCTGGCGCAAAACCCCACCGCGGGCTTTAGCATGAGCGCCGATGCCGCATCCTTGTTCTTGCTGGCACCTTATGCACTTATCGGTTTGGTCGTCGGTCCTTTTGCTGGCCGCTTCGCACCGGTGATTGGCTATGGCAACCTGCTGCGTATTGGCAACGCTGCTTCCGCAATTTTGCTGGTGCTCTTGGCCTTCGTCGGTGTGAACTCCAAGATCACGCTGATTGTTGCCGTCATCTTGTTGGGTATCACCTACGCTGGTATTGGCAATATCGTGCTCAATAACCTCGGTGTTGTGAACTCCCCGAAGGACAACGAAGGTTTCTTGCCGGGTATGAACTCCGCCGCTTTTAACCTCGGTGCCGGCGTCTCCTTTGCCATCCTGCCGGTGTTCATGGTGGCTGGATCCCCTGCCGGTTCAGATTCTGCTGCTGGCTACACCACGGCTTTCTTGGTCGCTGCCGTCATTCTTGCTATCTCGGTAGCTACCTCGCTCTTTATCCCGAAGGTCACCGCAGCTGAAGCTGAAGGCCAAGTGGTCTAA
- a CDS encoding GntR family transcriptional regulator: MTKAEEAYAEIRNRIELCTLEPGATFTEATLQELLGVGRTPLREALQRLDHEMLVDARSGSGIRISALSVDGQLRGLEVRRALESLAVTLTIARADDHIIKELTRQRERLLSCTDLDSYLKAVATSHELFITGADNHYLAQSLSPLYVLSRRFWRATITNSEFTMDAGKKHHSAILDAIMDGDSPAAQAATTSLNDYLVDEAISVLTARAQPTRGSNWSL, from the coding sequence ATGACCAAGGCAGAAGAGGCATACGCAGAGATCCGCAACCGCATAGAGTTATGCACCCTTGAACCCGGCGCGACCTTTACTGAAGCCACCTTGCAAGAACTTCTCGGCGTAGGACGCACTCCCCTGCGCGAAGCTCTCCAACGCTTGGACCACGAGATGCTTGTAGACGCCCGATCCGGATCTGGAATTCGGATTAGTGCCTTGTCCGTCGACGGTCAGCTCCGAGGCCTTGAAGTCCGCCGAGCGCTGGAATCCCTAGCTGTCACTTTGACTATCGCCCGCGCCGACGACCACATCATCAAAGAACTAACTCGCCAGCGCGAACGCCTCTTATCCTGCACAGACCTTGATTCTTACCTCAAAGCCGTTGCCACCAGTCACGAACTCTTCATCACCGGCGCGGACAACCACTACCTCGCCCAATCATTAAGTCCCCTCTACGTGTTGTCCCGCCGCTTCTGGCGCGCCACCATTACCAACAGCGAATTCACAATGGATGCTGGAAAGAAACACCACAGCGCAATCCTCGACGCAATCATGGACGGTGACTCCCCCGCCGCCCAAGCTGCAACCACCTCGCTCAATGACTACCTCGTTGACGAAGCAATTAGCGTTCTCACCGCCAGAGCTCAACCCACCCGTGGCTCCAACTGGTCGCTCTAA
- a CDS encoding MFS transporter, producing MSVATDRRRLKDVLGANFGNVLEWYDWNIYTIFAPYFALQFFAHDDPTSALLSTFAVFAVGFIARPVGGYVFGAYADKVGRKQSLFVAMMLTAAGSLLIGIAPTFDSVGIWASVLLVIIRLAQGLAHGGEMGTAVTYLVERAPSHRRALYGASSWISVVVGTMLATLMGLAVNAWLSESAIASWGWRVPFLVGGVLGIYAIWLRANLQETQAFTAAAESAPTGEPKTSYWRGIAVIFGVSAGGSLMFYTWLIYLPTHAQVGLGQSASSALSASLIAQVVFIIAIAGMGVLGDRIGRKPLVIAFSIGFIVLTIPLYSMLQGTFWSLLGVMAASLVVLAMLFGVNGAVWTEALSIRRRAVGVAATLSLATAIFGGTAPYLNTWLEKNGTPQYFEYYLIAVAILTLLTGIFMKETKDVDLSK from the coding sequence ATGAGTGTGGCCACGGACCGGCGCCGTCTGAAAGATGTCCTGGGTGCAAACTTTGGAAACGTTCTGGAATGGTATGACTGGAACATCTACACGATCTTTGCGCCGTATTTCGCGTTGCAATTTTTTGCTCATGACGACCCCACTTCTGCGCTGCTATCCACCTTCGCGGTTTTCGCCGTGGGCTTTATAGCGCGGCCAGTAGGAGGCTACGTTTTCGGGGCATATGCAGACAAAGTAGGCCGAAAGCAATCCTTGTTTGTAGCAATGATGCTTACCGCAGCGGGTTCTTTACTCATCGGCATTGCACCCACCTTTGATTCCGTAGGAATTTGGGCTTCTGTTCTTCTGGTCATCATCCGGTTGGCTCAGGGATTAGCCCACGGTGGGGAGATGGGAACGGCGGTTACCTATCTAGTGGAGCGAGCCCCTTCGCATCGGCGGGCACTTTATGGTGCCAGCAGCTGGATTAGCGTTGTGGTGGGTACCATGTTGGCTACGCTGATGGGCCTGGCAGTTAATGCATGGCTGTCGGAGAGCGCGATTGCATCCTGGGGTTGGCGTGTTCCCTTCCTAGTGGGAGGTGTTCTAGGAATCTACGCCATCTGGTTGCGGGCGAATCTACAGGAAACGCAAGCCTTTACGGCTGCGGCTGAGAGTGCTCCTACGGGCGAACCCAAGACTTCTTATTGGCGGGGCATTGCGGTCATCTTCGGTGTGTCCGCCGGTGGCTCACTGATGTTTTATACCTGGCTTATTTATCTGCCCACCCACGCGCAAGTGGGTCTAGGTCAGTCAGCATCTTCTGCACTGAGTGCTAGTCTTATCGCCCAGGTCGTCTTCATTATCGCTATCGCAGGAATGGGCGTGCTTGGGGATAGGATAGGCCGTAAACCTCTGGTGATTGCTTTTTCCATCGGCTTTATTGTGCTCACCATTCCGCTCTATTCGATGCTTCAGGGCACCTTCTGGTCCCTACTTGGCGTTATGGCCGCGTCCCTGGTGGTGCTGGCTATGCTCTTCGGTGTCAACGGTGCTGTGTGGACCGAGGCCCTGTCCATTCGCCGCCGTGCTGTGGGCGTTGCCGCCACACTTTCCCTGGCCACAGCCATCTTCGGTGGAACCGCACCGTATCTCAACACCTGGCTTGAAAAGAACGGCACCCCTCAATACTTCGAGTATTACCTCATCGCCGTGGCCATCTTGACGTTATTGACCGGAATATTTATGAAGGAGACCAAAGACGTCGATTTGAGTAAATAG